Proteins encoded together in one Nitrospirota bacterium window:
- a CDS encoding SDR family NAD(P)-dependent oxidoreductase: MKLSGRTVLVTGGTNGIGLGIAEAFYERGSRVIVCGRDKRRLSTVEDKYPGITALPCDVGDGLQRKDLAAEVIRRFPDLDILVNNAGIQRYVDLKKGHDGLKSGEDEIAINFVSVVELTALFIGLLMSRQSAAVINVSSGLAFMPMVHAPIYSATKAAIHAYTLVLRQQLRDTSVRVIEIVPSMVDTGLNKAGRDAHLKFRGIGLPEYIPTVIRGLENDVEMIFHGDGAKILSEPRGESEGRLLKPSW; this comes from the coding sequence ATGAAACTGTCAGGCAGGACCGTTCTCGTGACGGGAGGTACCAACGGCATCGGGCTCGGCATTGCCGAGGCGTTTTACGAACGCGGAAGCAGGGTCATCGTCTGCGGACGCGACAAAAGAAGGCTGTCAACGGTGGAGGACAAGTACCCGGGGATCACGGCACTGCCCTGTGATGTCGGGGATGGCCTGCAAAGGAAGGATCTTGCTGCGGAAGTCATACGCCGTTTCCCCGACCTTGACATCTTGGTCAACAACGCAGGCATCCAGAGATATGTCGATCTGAAAAAGGGCCATGACGGACTCAAGTCGGGGGAAGACGAGATCGCCATCAATTTCGTTTCCGTAGTGGAGCTGACGGCTCTCTTCATAGGCCTTCTGATGAGCAGGCAGTCTGCCGCGGTCATCAACGTGAGCTCAGGCCTCGCGTTCATGCCGATGGTTCATGCGCCCATTTACAGCGCAACAAAGGCCGCGATCCACGCATATACCCTTGTACTGCGGCAGCAGCTCAGGGACACGTCGGTCAGGGTCATTGAGATCGTTCCGTCCATGGTGGACACCGGTTTGAACAAGGCGGGACGCGACGCCCATCTCAAGTTCAGAGGGATCGGTCTCCCGGAGTACATCCCGACTGTCATCAGGGGACTGGAAAACGATGTTGAGATGATATTCCATGGGGACGGAGCGAAGATCCTCTCCGAGCCTCGCGGTGAATCGGAGGGTCGTCTGCTGAAGCCGTCCTGGTGA
- a CDS encoding nitroreductase family protein → MSKSPISDLQPVALPEPLFDRCLTVFEALKARRTSRAIGGKAISLQMLSDILWAAQGVNRLKGPFGGPGRTAGSASNSQEIFVYVAREEGTYLYEPESLRLIPAASGDSRSLAIGPGQGTAGAKAPVRLVYVVDIDRFKKAGFDEPGLHDPEIQKSYFFVDTGLIAQNVYLASASLGLAAWFHNCDKTAFAKEVKLKPHQRPLFGQTIGYAEDET, encoded by the coding sequence ATGAGCAAGAGCCCGATAAGTGACCTCCAGCCTGTTGCACTTCCCGAACCGCTCTTTGACCGCTGCCTGACGGTCTTCGAAGCACTGAAGGCCAGAAGGACTTCCCGCGCCATCGGCGGGAAGGCGATCTCCTTGCAGATGCTGTCGGACATCCTCTGGGCGGCACAGGGCGTCAATCGCCTGAAGGGACCTTTCGGAGGACCGGGCAGGACTGCGGGATCGGCGAGCAATTCACAGGAGATCTTCGTCTACGTCGCGAGGGAGGAAGGCACGTATTTGTATGAACCTGAGTCTCTTCGGCTGATTCCGGCGGCCTCGGGGGACAGCCGCTCCCTGGCCATCGGGCCCGGGCAGGGAACGGCCGGGGCAAAGGCCCCCGTCCGCCTCGTCTACGTCGTCGATATCGACCGGTTCAAGAAAGCGGGATTCGACGAACCGGGGCTCCATGATCCGGAGATCCAGAAGTCTTACTTCTTCGTCGATACCGGCCTCATCGCCCAGAATGTGTATCTGGCATCGGCTTCGCTGGGACTCGCTGCGTGGTTTCACAATTGCGACAAAACGGCATTTGCGAAAGAGGTAAAGCTGAAACCGCATCAGCGTCCGCTTTTCGGACAGACGATCGGATATGCCGAGGATGAGACATGA
- a CDS encoding SDR family oxidoreductase, whose protein sequence is MIAVTGATGHLGRLVIAALLKKVPPSGIIASVRNGEKAKDFAALGVHVRFADYNQPQAWDDALKGADKVLLISSSEIGQRAKQHRSVIDAAKRAGVKLLAYTSVLRADTSPLGLAAEHKETEGLIRASGIPSTLLRHSWYTENYTAGISNILAYGAVYGCAGQGRVASAARADYAEAAAVVLTAENQAGRVYELAGDAAYTLAELAAEISRQSGKKIEYVNLSEAEFKNVLVKAGLPEPVAALLSNSDTGISKGGLFDDGHQLSKLINRPTTSLAASVAAAMK, encoded by the coding sequence ATGATCGCTGTTACTGGAGCCACCGGGCATTTGGGACGCTTGGTCATCGCGGCACTGCTTAAAAAAGTGCCTCCCTCCGGCATCATCGCTTCCGTGCGAAATGGGGAAAAAGCAAAGGACTTCGCGGCACTGGGCGTGCACGTGCGCTTCGCAGATTACAACCAGCCGCAGGCTTGGGACGACGCGCTGAAAGGCGCGGACAAAGTATTGCTGATATCTTCGAGCGAGATCGGGCAGCGCGCGAAACAACATCGTTCCGTCATCGACGCGGCCAAACGGGCGGGCGTGAAACTCCTGGCCTACACCAGCGTCCTGCGCGCCGACACCTCACCGCTCGGCCTCGCCGCTGAACATAAAGAGACGGAAGGATTGATCCGCGCATCAGGCATTCCTTCTACGCTGCTGCGTCACAGCTGGTACACCGAAAACTATACGGCCGGCATCTCCAACATACTGGCGTACGGCGCAGTGTACGGCTGCGCGGGCCAAGGCCGCGTTGCCTCGGCCGCACGCGCTGATTATGCGGAAGCGGCTGCCGTTGTTCTGACCGCGGAGAACCAGGCAGGACGGGTCTATGAATTGGCCGGTGATGCCGCCTACACTCTGGCGGAGCTGGCGGCTGAGATCTCGCGACAATCGGGCAAAAAGATCGAGTATGTGAACCTGTCGGAAGCCGAGTTCAAGAATGTTCTCGTGAAAGCGGGATTGCCGGAACCGGTCGCCGCATTGCTCTCCAATTCCGACACGGGCATTTCCAAGGGAGGGCTGTTCGATGACGGCCATCAGCTGAGCAAACTC